The DNA region GGGTTATCTTTGCCGCTATCGTCACTTTTATTATCGGATATGCCGTCTATGGCAATGCCAAAACCAATAAGTTGATTAAAACGGCTGCCTTAGGTTCAGGGGTTGCACAAGAAAAAGCCATTATTGCGCTTAATATACGTGAGGATGCCTACGACTTACTTCAAGGGCAATCTATTAAAGCGCGTGTAAGCCTGGCCTCAGCGCTCGAACATCTTGACGATAAAGCTGCTATCGAACTGGCTATCAAAATGTCGAAAGACCCTGATAAAGAAGTCCGCATTAGTTTGGTGCAGACTTTAACCGTAGTTGGCCCTAAAGATATTAAAGCTCTAGCCGATGGGCTTGGCAAAGGTGACCCGAACATCACTTCAACTATTAGCTTGGCAGTGACAAATATTGGCGAGCCGGCCATTCCTTTTATACTGGATACTTTCCAAGCAAAAAAGGGAATCGGCCCCTCAGCAGACTTATTGGTCAGCCTCTGCGCCTCCAAATCCTCCTATCGTGATATTATCGTTCCCAAAATGCTGCCTTGGGTATCCGATGCTGATGTAGACCTTAAAAAAGGCGCCATCGAAACTCTCGGAAAAATCGCCGATAAGCGTGCTGCCAAAGAGGTGGCTGCTCACCTTAACGACGGACCTGAACTGCGACGTATTGTGATTGCCGCTTTAGGTTCTATCGCAGACCTTTCGAGTGAGAAGATTTTGGATGAGGCCGTCAAAAATCCGATGGAAGATCGTGATGCCCGAATTCAAGCAGCACTTGGTTTGGGACGAATTGCATCCCCAACTGCAGTTCAAACGCTGAAAAATTGCCTCAAAGATGTCAACCTGCCGCTTAGAAGCGCCGCTGTAGTCGGTCTTCAAACTGCAGCCGAAAAAGCAGTCCCGGCCATTTCCGAAGCGCTCAAAGACCCTAACCCGGCAATTCGTGTTGAGGCGGCTTCCGTTTTGGCAACAGCAACAAAAGACCCCAAAGCGCTCGCTTTGTTAGCGAATTGTCTAAAAGATCCCATCGCTTCAGTTCGTGTCGCAGCCGTAACTGCCCTTGGAGCTTCCGCCTCAGCTTCCGATAAGCCGACCATCACGCCCCAGCAGATCGCTCTCTTAGTAAGCGCGCTTAAGGATAAAGATGGCGCAGTAGCCGCCGAAGCATCAACTCAGCTTGGCAAAGCCGGACCGGCTGCTATCAATTCGTTGGCAGGGTGCTTAGATA from bacterium includes:
- a CDS encoding HEAT repeat domain-containing protein; translation: MKGQWLGWVIFAAIVTFIIGYAVYGNAKTNKLIKTAALGSGVAQEKAIIALNIREDAYDLLQGQSIKARVSLASALEHLDDKAAIELAIKMSKDPDKEVRISLVQTLTVVGPKDIKALADGLGKGDPNITSTISLAVTNIGEPAIPFILDTFQAKKGIGPSADLLVSLCASKSSYRDIIVPKMLPWVSDADVDLKKGAIETLGKIADKRAAKEVAAHLNDGPELRRIVIAALGSIADLSSEKILDEAVKNPMEDRDARIQAALGLGRIASPTAVQTLKNCLKDVNLPLRSAAVVGLQTAAEKAVPAISEALKDPNPAIRVEAASVLATATKDPKALALLANCLKDPIASVRVAAVTALGASASASDKPTITPQQIALLVSALKDKDGAVAAEASTQLGKAGPAAINSLAGCLDSGMDTCSYLAAQALGNIGAPALPALKGKLNNRWAVLALGQIHDPSIKELLIKAKTSSNPDVRYVASQALATNFGITR